The proteins below come from a single Chrysoperla carnea chromosome 1, inChrCarn1.1, whole genome shotgun sequence genomic window:
- the LOC123299187 gene encoding glutamate receptor-interacting protein 1-like isoform X2 gives MFSSFKLPSLRSKKHNDKSENGTPTGTPISKRHQRRISDAGGCPSIASLRPGSIAYNSDQLMSGDKIHSVNGITTSHSKPEDVAAMLNNVEDRALLEVEYSLPDCVSQNSLSTITSKVTNITVEREDGSLGITLRGGVHGDPQLTRALVITHVRPNGPAHKTGLIKVGDRLLKVDNQTLTNKTLMEAQKILTQTNDNLAQTPNPISTLTIEYDVSIMETVKYATGPLLVEIERHIHEELGIGLGNKIFSDNENVIYIESIMPASIADRCGALHINDQILAIDDIRLEGTNLSAEEVMTLFENSKGSVTRLHILPFHTYTTSIHSHRSASGLWNQSPKELVPGTPSMSGFSTINSRRSRFPFKKTYNFRNPQKVSNLEGNNYCGYHPQLGVCHRETLNVTLCSEGNGFGLSVGTELAPGEEEASIVVTDIETNSVADRCGCLQIGDRLLSINCQPNLTLQEINTIFERGYDPKLMAKLELQVEIDVVDSIIPSSGVFTVKIARQTTGLGITITASKNNPNDPFIISDIRRGSIAHRIGTLHVGDRLLAIDNQNLDHQSLETAFEILQSNHNEIVTLQVEKVPRDTSYLLSENIVYTVELVRYGGPLGITISGSEDCLEPIILSRLIEGGLAEKTGALHVGDRILAINGENLINRPLSDAIRLLQCSGDRVQLKISRQIKARTPCEENRESFLVQSPGSIDSAVESWVGSMLIENNYKNEKESSQKAPEDSETKTEAKETESKPINENKSENNHKDSMQNLQYYSDTDDVMYAPSPLPLPLPNYNYRSNNNTINSDLFASMQLGESFNSTILNNISPTVRKRFEYNEIQHESPTQIGATSRSPPGPSSANIQNSEFNINNNRFDSINADVYHVILYKDAVYDDYGFSVSDGLYEKGVYINRIRKGGPADIVGLLKPFDRILQVNDTKTQDFDCCLTVPLIASAGDRMELVIARSNNNLENKVVSWITEEHNPFPTSPTFSSLSGSQSTITKTL, from the exons atgttttcgtCATTTAAGTTGCCTTCGTTACGGTCGAAAAAACATAATGATAAATCAGAAAATGGTACACCCACAGGAACACCCATATCGAAACGACATCAAAGAA GAATATCTGATGCTGGTGGTTGTCCATCAATAGCATCATTACGCCCAGGTTCAATAGCATATAATAGCGATCAGTTAATGTCTGGAGACAAAATTCATAGCGTTAATGGAATCACAACTTCACATTCAAAACCAGAGGATGTGGCCGCCATGTTAAATAATGTCGAGGATCGTGCATTACTTGAAGTTGAATATTCATTACCGGATTGCGTATCACAGAATTCATTGAGTACAATCACATCAAAGGTCACAAATATAACCGTTGAACGAGAAGATGGATCATTAGGGATAACTTTACGTGGTGGTGTACACGGAGATCCACAACTTACACGAGCTTTAGTTATTACGCATGTTCGACCAAATGGTCCGGCACATAA AACGGGTCTGATAAAAGTTGGTGATAGATTGTTAAAAGTTGACAATCAAAcattaactaataaaacattgatGGAagcccaaaaaattttaacacaaacaAATGATAATTTAGCTCAAACTCCGAATCCAATATCGACGTTAACCATAGAATATGATGTTAGTATTATGGAAACAGTTAAATATGCAACGGGTCCATTATTAGTTGAAATTGAACGGCATATCCATGAAGAACTGGGTATTGGtttaggaaataaaatttttagtgacaatgaaaatgtaatttatattgaaaGCATTATGCCAGCAAGTATTGCGGATCGATGTGGAGCATTACATATTAATGATCAAATCTTAGCAATAGATGATATTCGATTGGAAGGTACTAATTTATCCGCTGAAGAAGTAATGACATTATTCGAAAATTCTAAAGGTAGTGTCACACGATTACACATCTTACCGTTTCATACTTATACTACCTCTATACATTCACATCGAAGTGCCTCTGGACTTTGGAATCAGTCACCGAAAG AATTGGTCCCAGGAACACCTAGTATGTCTGGATTTAGTACAATTAATTCTAGGAGATCAagatttccatttaaaaaaacttataattttcgaaatcctcaaaaagtttcaaatttagaAGGAAATAACTATTGTGGCTATCATCCTCAGTTAGGCGTATGTCATAGAGAAACGTTGAATGTTACACTTTGCTCAGAAGGTAATGGATTTGGATTATCTGTTGGAACAGAATTAGCTCCTGGGGAGGAAGAAGCTAGCATTGTAGTAACAGATATTGAAACTAATTCTGTTGCTGATAG ATGTGGTTGCCTACAAATCGGCGACCgtcttttatcaataaattgtcAACCAAATCTAACACTCCaagaaataaatactatttttgaaCGTGGTTACGATCCAAAATTAATGGCTAAATTAGAATTACAAGTAGAAATTGATGTGGTTGATTCAATCATACCATCAAGTGGAGTATTTACAGTAAAAATTGCAAGACAAACTACCGGCTTAGGAATAACAATAACAGCGTcaaaaaataatccaaatgATCCATTTATTATATCGGATATTCGACGTGGATCAATTGCTCACAGAATTGGTACCTTACATGTTGGGGATAGATTATTAGCAATTGATAATCAAAATTTGGATCATCAAAGTTTAGAAACAGCGTTTGAAATATTACAAAGTAATCATAATGAAATAGTTACACTGCAAGTCGAAAAAGTTCCTCGAGATACAAGTTATTTGTTATCAGAGAATATTGTTTATACAGTCGAGCTCGTACGGTACGGTGGACCATTAGGAATTACAATTTCAGGGAGTGAAGATTGTTTAGAACCAATAATTTTATCTAGATTAATTGAAG GTGGATTAGCGGAGAAAACTGGTGCTTTGCATGTAGGAGATCGAATCTTAGCAATAAacggtgaaaatttaattaatcgtCCATTATCGGATGCCATTCGGTTACTTCAATGTTCAGGAGATCGTGTGCAGTTAAAAATATCCCGTCAAATAAAAG CTCGAACACCCTGTGAAGAAAATCGAGAATCATTTCTTGTACAAAGTCCTGGTAGTATTGATAGCGCTGTTGAGTCATGGGTGGGTTCTATgttgattgaaaataattataaaaatgaaaaag agTCAAGTCAAAAAGCTCCTGAAGATTCAGAAACCAAAACAGAAGCGAAAGAAACTGAATCAAAACcaataaacgaaaataaatcagaaaataatcACAAAGATTCAATGCAAAATTTACAATACTACTCTGATACAGATGACGTAATGTATGCTCCAAGTCCATTACCGTTACCGTTACCTAATTATAATTATCGCagcaataataatacaatcaattCCGATCTCTTTGCATCAATGCAGTTAGGTGAATCATTTAACTCCACCATCTTAAATAACATCTCTCCGACAGTACGGAAGCGTTTTGAATATAATGAAATACAACATGAATCACCAACTCAAATAGGTGCAACATCACGATCTCCTCCAGGACCATCATCTGCAAATATTCAGAATAGTGAATTTAATATCAACAATAATCGGTTCGATTCAATAAACGCTGATGTATATCACGTGATTTTGTATAAAGATGCAGTTTACGATGATTATGGATTTAGTGTAAGTGATGGACTATATGAAAAAGGTGTTTATATTAACCGAATTCGAAAAGGAGGTCCGGCGGATATTGTGGGTTTGTTGAAACCGTTCGATCGAATTTTGCAG gtaaATGATACCAAAACTCAAGACTTCGATTGTTGTCTAACAGTTCCATTAATTGCATCAGCTGGTGATCGAATGGAATTGGTAATTGCAAGGTCTaacaataatttagaaaataag gtTGTATCCTGGATAACGGAGGAACACAATCCATTTCCAACAAGTCCAACTTTTAGCAGTTTATCTGGCAGTCAAAGTACtattacaaaaacattataa
- the LOC123299187 gene encoding glutamate receptor-interacting protein 1-like isoform X3, with translation MLTRISDAGGCPSIASLRPGSIAYNSDQLMSGDKIHSVNGITTSHSKPEDVAAMLNNVEDRALLEVEYSLPDCVSQNSLSTITSKVTNITVEREDGSLGITLRGGVHGDPQLTRALVITHVRPNGPAHKTGLIKVGDRLLKVDNQTLTNKTLMEAQKILTQTNDNLAQTPNPISTLTIEYDVSIMETVKYATGPLLVEIERHIHEELGIGLGNKIFSDNENVIYIESIMPASIADRCGALHINDQILAIDDIRLEGTNLSAEEVMTLFENSKGSVTRLHILPFHTYTTSIHSHRSASGLWNQSPKELVPGTPSMSGFSTINSRRSRFPFKKTYNFRNPQKVSNLEGNNYCGYHPQLGVCHRETLNVTLCSEGNGFGLSVGTELAPGEEEASIVVTDIETNSVADRCGCLQIGDRLLSINCQPNLTLQEINTIFERGYDPKLMAKLELQVEIDVVDSIIPSSGVFTVKIARQTTGLGITITASKNNPNDPFIISDIRRGSIAHRIGTLHVGDRLLAIDNQNLDHQSLETAFEILQSNHNEIVTLQVEKVPRDTSYLLSENIVYTVELVRYGGPLGITISGSEDCLEPIILSRLIEGGLAEKTGALHVGDRILAINGENLINRPLSDAIRLLQCSGDRVQLKISRQIKEARTPCEENRESFLVQSPGSIDSAVESWVGSMLIENNYKNEKESSQKAPEDSETKTEAKETESKPINENKSENNHKDSMQNLQYYSDTDDVMYAPSPLPLPLPNYNYRSNNNTINSDLFASMQLGESFNSTILNNISPTVRKRFEYNEIQHESPTQIGATSRSPPGPSSANIQNSEFNINNNRFDSINADVYHVILYKDAVYDDYGFSVSDGLYEKGVYINRIRKGGPADIVGLLKPFDRILQVNDTKTQDFDCCLTVPLIASAGDRMELVIARSNNNLENKVVSWITEEHNPFPTSPTFSSLSGSQSTITKTL, from the exons ATGTTAACAA GAATATCTGATGCTGGTGGTTGTCCATCAATAGCATCATTACGCCCAGGTTCAATAGCATATAATAGCGATCAGTTAATGTCTGGAGACAAAATTCATAGCGTTAATGGAATCACAACTTCACATTCAAAACCAGAGGATGTGGCCGCCATGTTAAATAATGTCGAGGATCGTGCATTACTTGAAGTTGAATATTCATTACCGGATTGCGTATCACAGAATTCATTGAGTACAATCACATCAAAGGTCACAAATATAACCGTTGAACGAGAAGATGGATCATTAGGGATAACTTTACGTGGTGGTGTACACGGAGATCCACAACTTACACGAGCTTTAGTTATTACGCATGTTCGACCAAATGGTCCGGCACATAA AACGGGTCTGATAAAAGTTGGTGATAGATTGTTAAAAGTTGACAATCAAAcattaactaataaaacattgatGGAagcccaaaaaattttaacacaaacaAATGATAATTTAGCTCAAACTCCGAATCCAATATCGACGTTAACCATAGAATATGATGTTAGTATTATGGAAACAGTTAAATATGCAACGGGTCCATTATTAGTTGAAATTGAACGGCATATCCATGAAGAACTGGGTATTGGtttaggaaataaaatttttagtgacaatgaaaatgtaatttatattgaaaGCATTATGCCAGCAAGTATTGCGGATCGATGTGGAGCATTACATATTAATGATCAAATCTTAGCAATAGATGATATTCGATTGGAAGGTACTAATTTATCCGCTGAAGAAGTAATGACATTATTCGAAAATTCTAAAGGTAGTGTCACACGATTACACATCTTACCGTTTCATACTTATACTACCTCTATACATTCACATCGAAGTGCCTCTGGACTTTGGAATCAGTCACCGAAAG AATTGGTCCCAGGAACACCTAGTATGTCTGGATTTAGTACAATTAATTCTAGGAGATCAagatttccatttaaaaaaacttataattttcgaaatcctcaaaaagtttcaaatttagaAGGAAATAACTATTGTGGCTATCATCCTCAGTTAGGCGTATGTCATAGAGAAACGTTGAATGTTACACTTTGCTCAGAAGGTAATGGATTTGGATTATCTGTTGGAACAGAATTAGCTCCTGGGGAGGAAGAAGCTAGCATTGTAGTAACAGATATTGAAACTAATTCTGTTGCTGATAG ATGTGGTTGCCTACAAATCGGCGACCgtcttttatcaataaattgtcAACCAAATCTAACACTCCaagaaataaatactatttttgaaCGTGGTTACGATCCAAAATTAATGGCTAAATTAGAATTACAAGTAGAAATTGATGTGGTTGATTCAATCATACCATCAAGTGGAGTATTTACAGTAAAAATTGCAAGACAAACTACCGGCTTAGGAATAACAATAACAGCGTcaaaaaataatccaaatgATCCATTTATTATATCGGATATTCGACGTGGATCAATTGCTCACAGAATTGGTACCTTACATGTTGGGGATAGATTATTAGCAATTGATAATCAAAATTTGGATCATCAAAGTTTAGAAACAGCGTTTGAAATATTACAAAGTAATCATAATGAAATAGTTACACTGCAAGTCGAAAAAGTTCCTCGAGATACAAGTTATTTGTTATCAGAGAATATTGTTTATACAGTCGAGCTCGTACGGTACGGTGGACCATTAGGAATTACAATTTCAGGGAGTGAAGATTGTTTAGAACCAATAATTTTATCTAGATTAATTGAAG GTGGATTAGCGGAGAAAACTGGTGCTTTGCATGTAGGAGATCGAATCTTAGCAATAAacggtgaaaatttaattaatcgtCCATTATCGGATGCCATTCGGTTACTTCAATGTTCAGGAGATCGTGTGCAGTTAAAAATATCCCGTCAAATAAAAG aagCTCGAACACCCTGTGAAGAAAATCGAGAATCATTTCTTGTACAAAGTCCTGGTAGTATTGATAGCGCTGTTGAGTCATGGGTGGGTTCTATgttgattgaaaataattataaaaatgaaaaag agTCAAGTCAAAAAGCTCCTGAAGATTCAGAAACCAAAACAGAAGCGAAAGAAACTGAATCAAAACcaataaacgaaaataaatcagaaaataatcACAAAGATTCAATGCAAAATTTACAATACTACTCTGATACAGATGACGTAATGTATGCTCCAAGTCCATTACCGTTACCGTTACCTAATTATAATTATCGCagcaataataatacaatcaattCCGATCTCTTTGCATCAATGCAGTTAGGTGAATCATTTAACTCCACCATCTTAAATAACATCTCTCCGACAGTACGGAAGCGTTTTGAATATAATGAAATACAACATGAATCACCAACTCAAATAGGTGCAACATCACGATCTCCTCCAGGACCATCATCTGCAAATATTCAGAATAGTGAATTTAATATCAACAATAATCGGTTCGATTCAATAAACGCTGATGTATATCACGTGATTTTGTATAAAGATGCAGTTTACGATGATTATGGATTTAGTGTAAGTGATGGACTATATGAAAAAGGTGTTTATATTAACCGAATTCGAAAAGGAGGTCCGGCGGATATTGTGGGTTTGTTGAAACCGTTCGATCGAATTTTGCAG gtaaATGATACCAAAACTCAAGACTTCGATTGTTGTCTAACAGTTCCATTAATTGCATCAGCTGGTGATCGAATGGAATTGGTAATTGCAAGGTCTaacaataatttagaaaataag gtTGTATCCTGGATAACGGAGGAACACAATCCATTTCCAACAAGTCCAACTTTTAGCAGTTTATCTGGCAGTCAAAGTACtattacaaaaacattataa
- the LOC123299187 gene encoding glutamate receptor-interacting protein 1-like isoform X1 yields the protein MFSSFKLPSLRSKKHNDKSENGTPTGTPISKRHQRRISDAGGCPSIASLRPGSIAYNSDQLMSGDKIHSVNGITTSHSKPEDVAAMLNNVEDRALLEVEYSLPDCVSQNSLSTITSKVTNITVEREDGSLGITLRGGVHGDPQLTRALVITHVRPNGPAHKTGLIKVGDRLLKVDNQTLTNKTLMEAQKILTQTNDNLAQTPNPISTLTIEYDVSIMETVKYATGPLLVEIERHIHEELGIGLGNKIFSDNENVIYIESIMPASIADRCGALHINDQILAIDDIRLEGTNLSAEEVMTLFENSKGSVTRLHILPFHTYTTSIHSHRSASGLWNQSPKELVPGTPSMSGFSTINSRRSRFPFKKTYNFRNPQKVSNLEGNNYCGYHPQLGVCHRETLNVTLCSEGNGFGLSVGTELAPGEEEASIVVTDIETNSVADRCGCLQIGDRLLSINCQPNLTLQEINTIFERGYDPKLMAKLELQVEIDVVDSIIPSSGVFTVKIARQTTGLGITITASKNNPNDPFIISDIRRGSIAHRIGTLHVGDRLLAIDNQNLDHQSLETAFEILQSNHNEIVTLQVEKVPRDTSYLLSENIVYTVELVRYGGPLGITISGSEDCLEPIILSRLIEGGLAEKTGALHVGDRILAINGENLINRPLSDAIRLLQCSGDRVQLKISRQIKEARTPCEENRESFLVQSPGSIDSAVESWVGSMLIENNYKNEKESSQKAPEDSETKTEAKETESKPINENKSENNHKDSMQNLQYYSDTDDVMYAPSPLPLPLPNYNYRSNNNTINSDLFASMQLGESFNSTILNNISPTVRKRFEYNEIQHESPTQIGATSRSPPGPSSANIQNSEFNINNNRFDSINADVYHVILYKDAVYDDYGFSVSDGLYEKGVYINRIRKGGPADIVGLLKPFDRILQVNDTKTQDFDCCLTVPLIASAGDRMELVIARSNNNLENKVVSWITEEHNPFPTSPTFSSLSGSQSTITKTL from the exons atgttttcgtCATTTAAGTTGCCTTCGTTACGGTCGAAAAAACATAATGATAAATCAGAAAATGGTACACCCACAGGAACACCCATATCGAAACGACATCAAAGAA GAATATCTGATGCTGGTGGTTGTCCATCAATAGCATCATTACGCCCAGGTTCAATAGCATATAATAGCGATCAGTTAATGTCTGGAGACAAAATTCATAGCGTTAATGGAATCACAACTTCACATTCAAAACCAGAGGATGTGGCCGCCATGTTAAATAATGTCGAGGATCGTGCATTACTTGAAGTTGAATATTCATTACCGGATTGCGTATCACAGAATTCATTGAGTACAATCACATCAAAGGTCACAAATATAACCGTTGAACGAGAAGATGGATCATTAGGGATAACTTTACGTGGTGGTGTACACGGAGATCCACAACTTACACGAGCTTTAGTTATTACGCATGTTCGACCAAATGGTCCGGCACATAA AACGGGTCTGATAAAAGTTGGTGATAGATTGTTAAAAGTTGACAATCAAAcattaactaataaaacattgatGGAagcccaaaaaattttaacacaaacaAATGATAATTTAGCTCAAACTCCGAATCCAATATCGACGTTAACCATAGAATATGATGTTAGTATTATGGAAACAGTTAAATATGCAACGGGTCCATTATTAGTTGAAATTGAACGGCATATCCATGAAGAACTGGGTATTGGtttaggaaataaaatttttagtgacaatgaaaatgtaatttatattgaaaGCATTATGCCAGCAAGTATTGCGGATCGATGTGGAGCATTACATATTAATGATCAAATCTTAGCAATAGATGATATTCGATTGGAAGGTACTAATTTATCCGCTGAAGAAGTAATGACATTATTCGAAAATTCTAAAGGTAGTGTCACACGATTACACATCTTACCGTTTCATACTTATACTACCTCTATACATTCACATCGAAGTGCCTCTGGACTTTGGAATCAGTCACCGAAAG AATTGGTCCCAGGAACACCTAGTATGTCTGGATTTAGTACAATTAATTCTAGGAGATCAagatttccatttaaaaaaacttataattttcgaaatcctcaaaaagtttcaaatttagaAGGAAATAACTATTGTGGCTATCATCCTCAGTTAGGCGTATGTCATAGAGAAACGTTGAATGTTACACTTTGCTCAGAAGGTAATGGATTTGGATTATCTGTTGGAACAGAATTAGCTCCTGGGGAGGAAGAAGCTAGCATTGTAGTAACAGATATTGAAACTAATTCTGTTGCTGATAG ATGTGGTTGCCTACAAATCGGCGACCgtcttttatcaataaattgtcAACCAAATCTAACACTCCaagaaataaatactatttttgaaCGTGGTTACGATCCAAAATTAATGGCTAAATTAGAATTACAAGTAGAAATTGATGTGGTTGATTCAATCATACCATCAAGTGGAGTATTTACAGTAAAAATTGCAAGACAAACTACCGGCTTAGGAATAACAATAACAGCGTcaaaaaataatccaaatgATCCATTTATTATATCGGATATTCGACGTGGATCAATTGCTCACAGAATTGGTACCTTACATGTTGGGGATAGATTATTAGCAATTGATAATCAAAATTTGGATCATCAAAGTTTAGAAACAGCGTTTGAAATATTACAAAGTAATCATAATGAAATAGTTACACTGCAAGTCGAAAAAGTTCCTCGAGATACAAGTTATTTGTTATCAGAGAATATTGTTTATACAGTCGAGCTCGTACGGTACGGTGGACCATTAGGAATTACAATTTCAGGGAGTGAAGATTGTTTAGAACCAATAATTTTATCTAGATTAATTGAAG GTGGATTAGCGGAGAAAACTGGTGCTTTGCATGTAGGAGATCGAATCTTAGCAATAAacggtgaaaatttaattaatcgtCCATTATCGGATGCCATTCGGTTACTTCAATGTTCAGGAGATCGTGTGCAGTTAAAAATATCCCGTCAAATAAAAG aagCTCGAACACCCTGTGAAGAAAATCGAGAATCATTTCTTGTACAAAGTCCTGGTAGTATTGATAGCGCTGTTGAGTCATGGGTGGGTTCTATgttgattgaaaataattataaaaatgaaaaag agTCAAGTCAAAAAGCTCCTGAAGATTCAGAAACCAAAACAGAAGCGAAAGAAACTGAATCAAAACcaataaacgaaaataaatcagaaaataatcACAAAGATTCAATGCAAAATTTACAATACTACTCTGATACAGATGACGTAATGTATGCTCCAAGTCCATTACCGTTACCGTTACCTAATTATAATTATCGCagcaataataatacaatcaattCCGATCTCTTTGCATCAATGCAGTTAGGTGAATCATTTAACTCCACCATCTTAAATAACATCTCTCCGACAGTACGGAAGCGTTTTGAATATAATGAAATACAACATGAATCACCAACTCAAATAGGTGCAACATCACGATCTCCTCCAGGACCATCATCTGCAAATATTCAGAATAGTGAATTTAATATCAACAATAATCGGTTCGATTCAATAAACGCTGATGTATATCACGTGATTTTGTATAAAGATGCAGTTTACGATGATTATGGATTTAGTGTAAGTGATGGACTATATGAAAAAGGTGTTTATATTAACCGAATTCGAAAAGGAGGTCCGGCGGATATTGTGGGTTTGTTGAAACCGTTCGATCGAATTTTGCAG gtaaATGATACCAAAACTCAAGACTTCGATTGTTGTCTAACAGTTCCATTAATTGCATCAGCTGGTGATCGAATGGAATTGGTAATTGCAAGGTCTaacaataatttagaaaataag gtTGTATCCTGGATAACGGAGGAACACAATCCATTTCCAACAAGTCCAACTTTTAGCAGTTTATCTGGCAGTCAAAGTACtattacaaaaacattataa